One stretch of Actinacidiphila sp. DG2A-62 DNA includes these proteins:
- a CDS encoding phosphatidylglycerol lysyltransferase domain-containing protein has translation MGTARRAAALTVWYLRIVTAVNLLGAVWVSFGADIRRHNAQDYFTPYLLTAGFTSTAFALFLAVVMGRRKRAAWILNLVLCGLFFAALALSMVWPDIHRHPQNWVSLGVTTAFLVALLLGRSEFRAKGDPANPWTAAVVAAVGLVLAALVGTGLVAVTNAAHGAGFGDTFGYALVRLVSLVPSDADFMTISTPGWVDVVINIMTTLLFLLVLFVAFRSPRGRELLGAQDEERLRSLLAAYGERDSLGYFALRRDKSVIWSPSGKSAIAYRVLGGVTLASGDPIGDPEAWPGAIDAWLAEARRHAWVPAVMGASEEAGTVYARHGLDALELGDEAIVETGDFTLDGRAMRTVRQAYNRVKRSGCTVRVRRHAEIPADEMDALVERADHWRDGGTERGFSMALGRLGDPADGDCVMVECHDGDGRPVAMLSFVPWGPHGLSLDLMRRDRGADNGLIEFMVIELIQRADEVGVAQISLNFAMFRSVFERGSRLGAGPVLRLWHSLLTFFSRWWQIESLYRANAKFRPIWEPRYVLFGKSSELPRIGIAGARAEGFLGVPRIPVPLRRRRETP, from the coding sequence ATGGGAACCGCCCGGCGCGCCGCCGCCCTCACGGTGTGGTACCTCCGCATCGTCACCGCGGTGAACCTGCTGGGCGCGGTCTGGGTGAGCTTCGGGGCCGACATCCGCCGGCACAACGCGCAGGACTACTTCACGCCCTACCTGCTCACCGCCGGCTTCACCTCCACCGCGTTCGCGCTGTTCCTCGCGGTCGTGATGGGCCGCCGCAAGCGCGCCGCGTGGATTCTCAACCTGGTGCTGTGCGGCCTGTTCTTCGCGGCGCTGGCGCTGAGCATGGTGTGGCCCGACATCCACCGGCACCCGCAGAACTGGGTGTCGCTCGGCGTGACCACCGCGTTCCTGGTCGCCCTGCTGCTCGGCCGGTCCGAGTTCCGCGCCAAGGGCGACCCGGCGAACCCGTGGACCGCCGCGGTGGTCGCCGCGGTCGGCCTGGTGCTGGCCGCGCTGGTCGGCACCGGCCTGGTCGCCGTCACCAACGCCGCGCACGGCGCCGGCTTCGGCGACACCTTCGGCTACGCGCTGGTCCGGCTGGTCTCGCTGGTGCCCAGCGACGCGGACTTCATGACCATCTCCACGCCCGGCTGGGTGGACGTGGTGATCAACATCATGACCACCCTGCTGTTCCTGCTGGTCCTCTTCGTCGCCTTCCGCTCCCCGCGCGGCCGCGAACTGCTCGGCGCGCAGGACGAGGAGCGGCTGCGCTCGCTGCTCGCCGCGTACGGCGAACGCGACTCGCTCGGCTATTTCGCGCTGCGCCGCGACAAGAGCGTCATCTGGTCGCCCAGCGGCAAGTCCGCGATCGCCTACCGGGTGCTCGGCGGCGTCACCCTCGCCTCGGGCGACCCGATCGGCGACCCCGAGGCATGGCCCGGCGCTATCGACGCGTGGCTGGCCGAGGCCCGCCGGCACGCGTGGGTGCCCGCGGTGATGGGCGCGAGCGAGGAGGCCGGCACCGTCTACGCCCGGCACGGCCTGGACGCCCTGGAACTGGGCGACGAGGCGATCGTCGAGACCGGGGACTTCACCCTGGACGGCCGTGCGATGCGGACCGTCCGGCAGGCGTACAACCGGGTGAAGCGCTCGGGCTGCACGGTCCGCGTCCGGCGGCACGCGGAGATCCCCGCGGACGAGATGGACGCGCTGGTGGAGCGCGCCGACCACTGGCGCGACGGCGGCACCGAGCGCGGCTTCTCGATGGCGCTCGGCCGACTCGGCGACCCCGCGGACGGCGACTGCGTGATGGTCGAGTGCCACGACGGCGACGGCCGGCCGGTGGCGATGCTGAGCTTCGTGCCGTGGGGGCCGCACGGGCTGTCGCTGGACCTGATGCGGCGTGACCGCGGCGCGGACAACGGGCTGATCGAGTTCATGGTGATCGAGCTGATCCAGCGGGCCGACGAGGTGGGGGTGGCGCAGATCTCGCTGAACTTCGCGATGTTCCGGTCGGTGTTCGAGCGCGGCTCGCGGCTGGGCGCGGGCCCGGTGCTGCGGCTGTGGCACTCGCTGCTGACGTTCTTCTCGCGGTGGTGGCAGATCGAGTCGCTGTACCGCGCCAACGCCAAGTTCCGGCCGATCTGGGAGCCGCGGTATGTGCTGTTCGGGAAGTCGAGCGAGCTGCCCAGGATCGGCATCGCGGGAGCGCGGGCCGAGGGCTTCCTCGGCGTCCCCCGCATCCCGGTGCCGCTGCGGCGGCGGCGTGAGACGCCGTGA
- a CDS encoding nicotinate-nucleotide--dimethylbenzimidazole phosphoribosyltransferase — protein sequence MDRIDLDAFGTLVERPDASMRRDSQDRWRDLVRPAAGLGKPAELADWLAAVQGQVPARPITRPRALVFAADHGVSALGVSARPAGTASALARAVVDGTAPVAVLARLYGASIRLVDMALDCDPAELPAEATAHRVRRGSGRVDVEDALTLEEADQAFRAGVAIADEEADSGTDLVLLGDLSVGGTTVAGILIAALCGTDASVVTGRGSGIDDLTWMRKCAAIRDGLRRARPVLGDQLALLAAVGGADFAAITGFLLQAAVRKLPVVLDGVVSAACALVAQRIAFRAPDWWVAGVATGEAGQDKALDRVSLEPLLDRGVSTGGGAGSVLALPLLQAAAALSAELRPETPERSEAEPTPDVTA from the coding sequence GTGGACCGTATTGACTTGGACGCGTTCGGAACGCTGGTGGAACGCCCCGACGCGAGCATGCGTCGCGACTCGCAGGACCGATGGCGCGACCTGGTCCGCCCCGCCGCGGGCCTCGGCAAGCCCGCCGAACTCGCGGACTGGCTCGCCGCCGTCCAGGGCCAGGTCCCGGCCCGCCCGATCACCCGCCCCCGCGCCCTGGTCTTCGCCGCCGACCACGGCGTCTCCGCGCTGGGCGTCTCGGCCCGTCCCGCCGGCACCGCGTCCGCGCTGGCCCGCGCGGTCGTCGACGGCACCGCGCCGGTCGCCGTACTGGCCCGGCTGTACGGCGCGAGCATCCGCCTGGTGGACATGGCGCTGGACTGCGATCCCGCGGAGCTGCCCGCCGAGGCGACCGCGCACCGGGTACGCCGCGGCTCCGGCCGGGTCGACGTCGAGGACGCGCTGACGCTGGAGGAGGCCGACCAGGCGTTCCGCGCCGGCGTCGCGATCGCCGACGAGGAGGCCGACTCCGGCACCGACCTGGTGCTGCTCGGCGACCTGAGCGTGGGCGGCACCACCGTGGCCGGCATCCTGATCGCCGCGCTGTGCGGCACCGACGCCTCCGTGGTCACCGGCCGCGGCTCCGGCATCGACGACCTCACCTGGATGCGCAAGTGCGCGGCGATCCGCGACGGTCTGCGCCGCGCCCGGCCCGTCCTGGGCGACCAGCTCGCGCTGCTGGCCGCGGTGGGCGGCGCCGACTTCGCGGCGATCACCGGCTTCCTGCTGCAGGCCGCGGTCCGCAAGCTGCCGGTCGTGCTGGACGGCGTGGTCAGCGCGGCCTGCGCGCTGGTGGCGCAGCGCATCGCGTTCCGCGCGCCGGACTGGTGGGTGGCCGGGGTGGCCACCGGCGAGGCCGGGCAGGACAAGGCGCTGGACCGCGTCTCGCTGGAGCCGCTGCTGGACCGCGGGGTGAGCACGGGCGGCGGCGCCGGTTCCGTACTGGCGCTTCCCCTGCTCCAGGCCGCGGCCGCGCTCTCCGCCGAGCTGCGCCCGGAGACGCCGGAGCGGTCGGAGGCCGAGCCCACCCCTGACGTCACGGCATAA